A section of the Roseomonas marmotae genome encodes:
- a CDS encoding phosphoglycerate dehydrogenase yields the protein MTTSPRSVAVLSRSFSKHPVLRAELQAKYPQALFNDTGRTLAGEELIAFLRGHDAAVVALEKIDDATLAALPDLRIISKYGVGLDNVDLAAAARRGIRVGWEGGVNRRSVAELAIGFMIAGLRGVITSHEEIKAGTWRQYRGRQLGAVTVGLLGFGHVGRDVAGLLRAFGTRVLTHDIRDVSAPAAELGVEVTDLDTLVAQSDVISLHIPNTTATRNIFGADRLAAMKPGAVLVNTARGGLVDEDALKASLASGHLSAACFDVFAFEPPQDMELFNTTGFIGTGHIGGSAEEAVVAMGRAAIAGLDKATDPLSFIPSWAA from the coding sequence ATGACCACCTCTCCGCGCAGCGTGGCGGTCCTGTCCCGCTCCTTTTCCAAACACCCCGTGCTGCGCGCCGAATTGCAGGCGAAGTACCCGCAGGCCCTCTTCAACGATACTGGCCGCACCCTGGCGGGCGAGGAACTCATCGCCTTCCTGCGCGGCCATGACGCCGCCGTGGTGGCGCTCGAGAAGATCGACGACGCCACCCTGGCCGCCCTGCCGGATCTGCGGATCATCAGTAAATACGGCGTGGGCCTGGATAATGTGGACCTCGCCGCCGCCGCGCGCCGGGGCATCCGCGTCGGCTGGGAAGGTGGCGTGAACCGCCGCTCCGTGGCCGAGCTGGCCATCGGCTTCATGATCGCAGGCCTGCGCGGCGTCATCACCTCGCATGAGGAGATCAAGGCCGGCACCTGGCGGCAGTATCGTGGCCGCCAGCTCGGCGCCGTCACGGTCGGCCTGCTGGGCTTCGGCCATGTCGGGCGCGATGTCGCGGGACTGCTGCGCGCCTTCGGCACCCGGGTACTGACGCATGACATCCGCGATGTCTCAGCCCCCGCCGCCGAACTTGGCGTCGAGGTCACGGACCTCGATACGCTCGTGGCACAATCCGACGTGATCTCGCTGCACATTCCCAACACCACTGCCACCCGCAACATCTTCGGCGCCGACCGTCTGGCTGCCATGAAGCCCGGTGCCGTGCTGGTGAACACCGCGCGCGGCGGGCTGGTGGATGAGGATGCGCTCAAGGCCAGCCTGGCCTCCGGCCATCTCTCGGCCGCCTGCTTCGACGTCTTCGCCTTCGAGCCGCCGCAGGACATGGAGCTGTTCAATACGACGGGCTTCATCGGCACCGGCCATATCGGCGGCAGCGCCGAGGAAGCGGTCGTCGCCATGGGCCGCGCCGCCATCGCGGGGCTGGATAAGGCCACGGACCCGCTTTCCTTCATTCCTTCCTGGGCAGCCTGA
- a CDS encoding 2-keto-4-pentenoate hydratase — protein sequence MSPQPKLARLIAEAFDTAQIVIPEPQDLPADMAAAARVKDTLARQLGPIAAFKLGATIAGVRTSLGLSRPFFGVLPESRVFQDGATVSGPGARQTGVESEYGFRLARDITADDLPKDATGVAALIDAVHPALEIPGTRFASLGIHGGLALMADGGAAGALVLGPARPFDPLADYATAPVTLEIGGKTAAEGRGDIIDNGPLGPLLGFFQDALAAGYTLKAGQVIVTGSCTGYIEAPRGAKVVARFAALGDASVSMSFGAGPAA from the coding sequence ATGAGCCCGCAACCCAAACTGGCGCGGCTGATCGCCGAAGCCTTTGACACGGCGCAGATCGTTATCCCGGAACCGCAGGATCTGCCTGCCGATATGGCCGCGGCAGCCCGGGTCAAGGATACGCTGGCGCGTCAGCTGGGACCGATTGCCGCCTTCAAGCTGGGTGCGACGATCGCCGGCGTGCGCACGAGTCTCGGCCTGTCCCGGCCTTTCTTTGGCGTCTTGCCGGAGTCACGTGTTTTCCAGGACGGCGCCACCGTTTCCGGCCCCGGTGCCCGGCAGACAGGCGTGGAAAGCGAATACGGCTTCCGCCTGGCCCGCGACATCACGGCCGACGACCTGCCGAAGGATGCGACCGGCGTTGCCGCGTTGATCGATGCCGTGCATCCGGCGCTGGAGATTCCGGGCACCCGCTTTGCCTCGCTGGGCATTCACGGCGGGCTGGCCCTGATGGCGGATGGCGGCGCCGCCGGCGCGCTGGTGCTCGGTCCCGCCCGTCCCTTCGACCCCCTGGCCGATTATGCCACCGCCCCCGTGACGCTGGAGATCGGCGGCAAGACCGCGGCCGAGGGCCGTGGTGACATTATCGACAATGGCCCCCTCGGTCCGTTGCTGGGCTTCTTTCAGGATGCGCTGGCGGCCGGCTACACGCTGAAGGCCGGACAGGTCATCGTGACCGGCAGCTGCACCGGCTATATCGAGGCGCCACGCGGCGCCAAGGTCGTCGCCCGCTTCGCCGCATTGGGCGACGCCTCCGTTTCCATGTCCTTTGGTGCCGGGCCTGCCGCATGA
- a CDS encoding cytidylyltransferase domain-containing protein: protein MSNIAMIPARLGSQRLKQKNLLPLKGAPLIAHAIRKCLSSGVFDEVWVNSEADEIARIAEAEGAKFHRRPAELANNVATSEQFVAEFLDKHPCERVFQVHSIAPLLTIEDIAGFVRAMEQTSADVMLSVVDEPLEALCRGEPVNFTFAEKTNSQDLPPVRRITWSVTGWRRQTYLDAVKSGGCATYAGKVELFSVDRLAGHVIKHAEDLAIAEALFDLVHQPATA, encoded by the coding sequence ATGTCGAATATCGCGATGATCCCGGCGCGGCTTGGCAGCCAGCGCCTGAAGCAGAAGAACCTCCTGCCGCTGAAGGGCGCGCCGCTGATCGCCCATGCGATCCGCAAGTGCCTGTCCTCCGGCGTCTTCGACGAGGTCTGGGTGAATTCCGAGGCCGATGAGATCGCCCGCATCGCCGAGGCCGAGGGCGCGAAGTTCCACCGCCGCCCGGCGGAACTCGCCAACAACGTCGCCACCAGCGAGCAGTTCGTGGCCGAGTTCCTGGACAAGCATCCCTGCGAGCGGGTCTTCCAGGTGCATTCCATCGCGCCGCTGCTGACGATCGAGGACATCGCCGGCTTCGTCCGCGCCATGGAGCAGACCAGCGCCGATGTGATGCTGAGCGTGGTGGATGAGCCGCTGGAGGCCCTCTGCCGTGGCGAGCCGGTGAACTTCACCTTCGCCGAAAAGACCAACAGCCAGGACCTGCCGCCGGTGCGCCGCATCACCTGGTCCGTCACAGGCTGGCGCCGGCAGACCTATCTGGACGCGGTGAAGTCCGGCGGCTGCGCCACCTATGCCGGCAAGGTCGAGCTCTTCAGCGTCGACCGCCTGGCCGGGCATGTCATCAAGCACGCCGAGGATCTGGCCATCGCCGAGGCGCTGTTCGACCTCGTGCATCAGCCCGCCACGGCCTGA
- a CDS encoding inositol monophosphatase family protein, which yields MQKTTEYTPEFLLTLAGDAARCTRDILVASRDRESAPLTQLGRDIKLAEDGASEARIRSLLAERADLPVLGEEQGWGSGGEAEGLHWVVDPLDGSFNFYRGIPLYAVSIALCRGREPVLGAIYDPERDELMTGGPGLGLFLNGAPLAPPQAPRQILATGFPSYADPDVVCARLAGQTRDWKKIRMLGSAALSLAWVAMGRLDGYAETNIMWWDVAAGLALARGAGLTEITFTALDENAVDILVSR from the coding sequence GTGCAGAAGACAACCGAATACACTCCAGAGTTCCTGCTGACGCTGGCAGGTGACGCAGCTCGTTGTACCCGCGACATCCTGGTGGCTTCCCGAGATCGGGAGAGTGCGCCGCTCACGCAATTGGGACGTGACATCAAGCTGGCCGAGGATGGCGCCTCGGAAGCACGCATCCGGAGCCTGCTGGCCGAGCGTGCGGACCTTCCCGTGCTGGGTGAGGAACAGGGCTGGGGCAGCGGTGGCGAAGCGGAAGGGCTGCACTGGGTCGTCGATCCTCTAGACGGCTCCTTCAACTTCTACCGCGGCATTCCGCTCTATGCCGTTTCCATCGCGCTCTGTCGTGGCCGTGAGCCGGTGCTCGGCGCCATTTATGACCCTGAGCGCGACGAATTGATGACAGGCGGCCCGGGACTTGGCCTTTTCCTGAATGGCGCGCCGCTGGCGCCGCCGCAGGCGCCACGTCAGATCCTGGCGACCGGTTTCCCCAGCTATGCCGATCCCGACGTCGTCTGTGCCCGCCTGGCGGGACAGACACGGGACTGGAAAAAGATCCGCATGCTCGGATCCGCCGCGCTCTCACTGGCCTGGGTGGCGATGGGGCGGCTCGACGGCTACGCGGAAACCAATATCATGTGGTGGGATGTCGCCGCCGGCCTGGCTTTGGCCCGGGGCGCTGGCCTGACCGAGATCACCTTTACGGCATTGGACGAAAACGCGGTTGATATCCTTGTCTCGCGCTGA